The following are from one region of the Carassius gibelio isolate Cgi1373 ecotype wild population from Czech Republic chromosome A13, carGib1.2-hapl.c, whole genome shotgun sequence genome:
- the LOC128026758 gene encoding vitrin-like isoform X4 produces the protein MLTAGVHRPETMIRRQPHVSSASVFSRIQPQSERKQHTVQSNPTFARRDWPHPAYARPDVSSGTRRPTDSSHSVSNTGNKWSRMSTGDPTVLDPRPDNTENENRLNNFEQYPPEREENKPLSEIPQPRDCKVDIAFLMDGSWSIGKRRFKIQKDFLMEVSQVIDVGVAGAMMGIIQYGDDPVTEFSLKQFSSSKDLKPAISKIVQKGGLSNVGKALSYINKHFFSDANGNRGGAPNVAVVLVDGWPTDKVEEASRLARESGINIFFVTIEGPDENEKQNVVETNFVEKAVCRTNGFFSLPITSWFALRKEVQSLVKRVCDTDQLVCSKTCLNANDIAFVIDGSSSVGTGNFRTVLQFVANVTQEFEISDTDTRVGIIQYTYEQRLEFAFGQHNNKADLLNAIKRINYWSGGTSTGAAITYAADQLFTKSKPNKRKIMIVITDGRSYDDVRAPALEVHRKGVIAYSIGIAWAAQDELEYIATDPDREHSFFVDEFDNLYKYVPKIIHNICNEFNSQPRN, from the exons ATGTTGACAGCAGGTGTGCACAGGCCAGAGACCATGATCCGAAGACAGCCACATGTTTCCTCAGCCTCAG TTTTCAGTCGGATACAGCCGCAGTCTGAGAGGAAGCAGCACACGGTGCAGTCTAATCCCA CATTTGCGAGAAGAGATTGGCCGCACCCTGCATACGCACGACCTGATGTGTCCTCTGGGACCAGAAGACCAACAG ATAGTAGCCACTCTGTGTCAAACACAGGCAATAAATGGAGCAGAATGAGTACTGGTGATCCCACAG TTCTTGACCCAAGGCCTGATAACACAGAGAATGAAAACCGGCTGAATAACTTTGAACAGTATC CTCCTGAACGAGAAGAAAACAAGCCTCTATCTGAGATACCCCAACCCAGAG ATTGTAAAGTTGATATTGCATTCCTCATGGATGGCAGCTGGAGCATTGGGAAACGTCGTTTTAAGATTCAGAAAGACTTCCTTATGGAGGTTTCTCAGGTCATCGATGTGGGTGTAGCTGGAGCCATGATGGGCATCATCCAATACGG GGATGATCCGGTCACAGAATTCAGTCTTAAACAGTTCTCCAGCTCCAAGGACCTGAAGCCGGCCATCAGCAAAATAGTCCAGAAGGGCGGTCTGTCCAATGTAG GGAAGGCCCTCTCCTACATCAACAAGCATTTCTTCAGTGATGCTAATGGGAACAGAGGTGGGGCGCCTAATGTGGCTGTGGTCCTGGTGGACGGCTGGCCCACTGACAAAGTGGAGGAGGCCTCGCGTCTGGCCAGAGAGTCAGGTATCAACATCTTCTTTGTCACCATCGAGGGCCCAGATGAGAATGAAAAACAGAACGTGGTGGAGACCAACTTTGTTGAAAAG GCAGTGTGCAGAACCAATGGCTTCTTCTCACTTCCTATCACAAGCTGGTTCGCCTTGCGCAAAGAAGTGCAGTCTCTAGTGAAGCGCGTGTGTGACACAGACCAGCTGGTGTGCAGTAAGACCTGCCTTAACGCCAACGACATCGCCTTCGTCATCGACGGCTCCAGCAGCGTGGGAACCGGAAACTTCCGCACCGTGCTCCAGTTCGTCGCAAACGTGACGCAGGAATTTGAGATCTCGGACACAGATACGCGTGTAGGAATCATTCAGTACACGTATGAACAGAGGCTTGAGTTTGCTTTTGGTCAACACAACAACAAAGCTGATCTGCTGAATGCTATCAAGCGTATAAACTACTGGAGCGGAGGTACCAGCACAGGAGCTGCCATCACATATGCTGCAGATCAACTCTTCACCAAATCCAAACCCAACAAGCGCAAGATCATGATTGTCATCACAGACGGACGCTCCTACGATGACGTGCGGGCCCCGGCTCTGGAGGTACATCGTAAAG GTGTGATCGCGTACTCCATTGGTATAGCCTGGGCCGCACAGGACGAGCTGGAATACATCGCCACCGACCCCGACAGAGAGCACTCTTTCTTTGTGGATGAGTTTGACAACCTCTACAAGTATGTACCAAAGATTATTCACAACATCTGCAATGAGTTCAACTCCCAACCTCGTAACTGA
- the LOC128026758 gene encoding vitrin-like isoform X3 produces MFLAFLLTSSGAKPNDKNKKPKQVVPAIDCDMRAGKINLPEFIVQCPANCRQTKEKVYGTGVFASISSICNAAIHSGVITNSGGKVIVMKMAGQATYKGSFANGVHSLSLPYRREAFSVSVGKPKKGMIYPSTLVFVPSKPPAVTKVSPMTEPSTTAAPPTTSHVTTPITTAPPITTLATPRTTVREADCKVDIAFLMDGSWSIGKRRFKIQKDFLMEVSQVIDVGVAGAMMGIIQYGDDPVTEFSLKQFSSSKDLKPAISKIVQKGGLSNVGKALSYINKHFFSDANGNRGGAPNVAVVLVDGWPTDKVEEASRLARESGINIFFVTIEGPDENEKQNVVETNFVEKAVCRTNGFFSLPITSWFALRKEVQSLVKRVCDTDQLVCSKTCLNANDIAFVIDGSSSVGTGNFRTVLQFVANVTQEFEISDTDTRVGIIQYTYEQRLEFAFGQHNNKADLLNAIKRINYWSGGTSTGAAITYAADQLFTKSKPNKRKIMIVITDGRSYDDVRAPALEVHRKGVIAYSIGIAWAAQDELEYIATDPDREHSFFVDEFDNLYKYVPKIIHNICNEFNSQPRN; encoded by the exons ATGTTCCTAGCATTTTTGCTGACTTCCAGTGGGGCAAAGCCAAATGACAAGAACAAAAAACCAAAACAAG TTGTTCCAGCAATAGATTGTGATATGCGGGCTGGGAAGATCAATCTCCCAGAATTTATTGTCCAGTGTCCAGCTAACTGCAGGCAGACCAAGGAGAAGGTGTATGGGACGGGTGTATTTGCCTCCATATCCAGTATCTGCAATGCTGCCATTCACAG CGGAGTCATCACTAACTCTGGAGGAAAGGTAATTGTGATGAAGATGGCAGGACAGGCGACCTACAAGGGTAGCTTTGCCAACGGTGTCCACTCTCTGTCCTTACCCTACCGGAGAGAAGCATTTTCTGTCTCAG TGGGTAAACCAAAGAAGGGGATGATCTACCCATCCACTCTGGTCTTTGTACCCTCAAAACCCCCTGCTGTGACAAAAG TGTCACCAATGACAGAGCCGAGCACCACTGCAGCCCCGCCCACAACCAGTCATGTGACCACACCCATCACCACAGCCCCACCCATTACTACATTAGCCACGCCGAGGACCACGGTTCGCGAGGCAG ATTGTAAAGTTGATATTGCATTCCTCATGGATGGCAGCTGGAGCATTGGGAAACGTCGTTTTAAGATTCAGAAAGACTTCCTTATGGAGGTTTCTCAGGTCATCGATGTGGGTGTAGCTGGAGCCATGATGGGCATCATCCAATACGG GGATGATCCGGTCACAGAATTCAGTCTTAAACAGTTCTCCAGCTCCAAGGACCTGAAGCCGGCCATCAGCAAAATAGTCCAGAAGGGCGGTCTGTCCAATGTAG GGAAGGCCCTCTCCTACATCAACAAGCATTTCTTCAGTGATGCTAATGGGAACAGAGGTGGGGCGCCTAATGTGGCTGTGGTCCTGGTGGACGGCTGGCCCACTGACAAAGTGGAGGAGGCCTCGCGTCTGGCCAGAGAGTCAGGTATCAACATCTTCTTTGTCACCATCGAGGGCCCAGATGAGAATGAAAAACAGAACGTGGTGGAGACCAACTTTGTTGAAAAG GCAGTGTGCAGAACCAATGGCTTCTTCTCACTTCCTATCACAAGCTGGTTCGCCTTGCGCAAAGAAGTGCAGTCTCTAGTGAAGCGCGTGTGTGACACAGACCAGCTGGTGTGCAGTAAGACCTGCCTTAACGCCAACGACATCGCCTTCGTCATCGACGGCTCCAGCAGCGTGGGAACCGGAAACTTCCGCACCGTGCTCCAGTTCGTCGCAAACGTGACGCAGGAATTTGAGATCTCGGACACAGATACGCGTGTAGGAATCATTCAGTACACGTATGAACAGAGGCTTGAGTTTGCTTTTGGTCAACACAACAACAAAGCTGATCTGCTGAATGCTATCAAGCGTATAAACTACTGGAGCGGAGGTACCAGCACAGGAGCTGCCATCACATATGCTGCAGATCAACTCTTCACCAAATCCAAACCCAACAAGCGCAAGATCATGATTGTCATCACAGACGGACGCTCCTACGATGACGTGCGGGCCCCGGCTCTGGAGGTACATCGTAAAG GTGTGATCGCGTACTCCATTGGTATAGCCTGGGCCGCACAGGACGAGCTGGAATACATCGCCACCGACCCCGACAGAGAGCACTCTTTCTTTGTGGATGAGTTTGACAACCTCTACAAGTATGTACCAAAGATTATTCACAACATCTGCAATGAGTTCAACTCCCAACCTCGTAACTGA
- the LOC128026758 gene encoding vitrin-like isoform X2, with amino-acid sequence MFLAFLLTSSGAKPNDKNKKPKQVVPAIDCDMRAGKINLPEFIVQCPANCRQTKEKVYGTGVFASISSICNAAIHSGVITNSGGKVIVMKMAGQATYKGSFANGVHSLSLPYRREAFSVSVGKPKKGMIYPSTLVFVPSKPPAVTKDRLYTTVSPMTEPSTTAAPPTTSHVTTPITTAPPITTLATPRTTVREADCKVDIAFLMDGSWSIGKRRFKIQKDFLMEVSQVIDVGVAGAMMGIIQYGDDPVTEFSLKQFSSSKDLKPAISKIVQKGGLSNVGKALSYINKHFFSDANGNRGGAPNVAVVLVDGWPTDKVEEASRLARESGINIFFVTIEGPDENEKQNVVETNFVEKAVCRTNGFFSLPITSWFALRKEVQSLVKRVCDTDQLVCSKTCLNANDIAFVIDGSSSVGTGNFRTVLQFVANVTQEFEISDTDTRVGIIQYTYEQRLEFAFGQHNNKADLLNAIKRINYWSGGTSTGAAITYAADQLFTKSKPNKRKIMIVITDGRSYDDVRAPALEVHRKGVIAYSIGIAWAAQDELEYIATDPDREHSFFVDEFDNLYKYVPKIIHNICNEFNSQPRN; translated from the exons ATGTTCCTAGCATTTTTGCTGACTTCCAGTGGGGCAAAGCCAAATGACAAGAACAAAAAACCAAAACAAG TTGTTCCAGCAATAGATTGTGATATGCGGGCTGGGAAGATCAATCTCCCAGAATTTATTGTCCAGTGTCCAGCTAACTGCAGGCAGACCAAGGAGAAGGTGTATGGGACGGGTGTATTTGCCTCCATATCCAGTATCTGCAATGCTGCCATTCACAG CGGAGTCATCACTAACTCTGGAGGAAAGGTAATTGTGATGAAGATGGCAGGACAGGCGACCTACAAGGGTAGCTTTGCCAACGGTGTCCACTCTCTGTCCTTACCCTACCGGAGAGAAGCATTTTCTGTCTCAG TGGGTAAACCAAAGAAGGGGATGATCTACCCATCCACTCTGGTCTTTGTACCCTCAAAACCCCCTGCTGTGACAAAAG ACCGTTTGTACACTACAGTGTCACCAATGACAGAGCCGAGCACCACTGCAGCCCCGCCCACAACCAGTCATGTGACCACACCCATCACCACAGCCCCACCCATTACTACATTAGCCACGCCGAGGACCACGGTTCGCGAGGCAG ATTGTAAAGTTGATATTGCATTCCTCATGGATGGCAGCTGGAGCATTGGGAAACGTCGTTTTAAGATTCAGAAAGACTTCCTTATGGAGGTTTCTCAGGTCATCGATGTGGGTGTAGCTGGAGCCATGATGGGCATCATCCAATACGG GGATGATCCGGTCACAGAATTCAGTCTTAAACAGTTCTCCAGCTCCAAGGACCTGAAGCCGGCCATCAGCAAAATAGTCCAGAAGGGCGGTCTGTCCAATGTAG GGAAGGCCCTCTCCTACATCAACAAGCATTTCTTCAGTGATGCTAATGGGAACAGAGGTGGGGCGCCTAATGTGGCTGTGGTCCTGGTGGACGGCTGGCCCACTGACAAAGTGGAGGAGGCCTCGCGTCTGGCCAGAGAGTCAGGTATCAACATCTTCTTTGTCACCATCGAGGGCCCAGATGAGAATGAAAAACAGAACGTGGTGGAGACCAACTTTGTTGAAAAG GCAGTGTGCAGAACCAATGGCTTCTTCTCACTTCCTATCACAAGCTGGTTCGCCTTGCGCAAAGAAGTGCAGTCTCTAGTGAAGCGCGTGTGTGACACAGACCAGCTGGTGTGCAGTAAGACCTGCCTTAACGCCAACGACATCGCCTTCGTCATCGACGGCTCCAGCAGCGTGGGAACCGGAAACTTCCGCACCGTGCTCCAGTTCGTCGCAAACGTGACGCAGGAATTTGAGATCTCGGACACAGATACGCGTGTAGGAATCATTCAGTACACGTATGAACAGAGGCTTGAGTTTGCTTTTGGTCAACACAACAACAAAGCTGATCTGCTGAATGCTATCAAGCGTATAAACTACTGGAGCGGAGGTACCAGCACAGGAGCTGCCATCACATATGCTGCAGATCAACTCTTCACCAAATCCAAACCCAACAAGCGCAAGATCATGATTGTCATCACAGACGGACGCTCCTACGATGACGTGCGGGCCCCGGCTCTGGAGGTACATCGTAAAG GTGTGATCGCGTACTCCATTGGTATAGCCTGGGCCGCACAGGACGAGCTGGAATACATCGCCACCGACCCCGACAGAGAGCACTCTTTCTTTGTGGATGAGTTTGACAACCTCTACAAGTATGTACCAAAGATTATTCACAACATCTGCAATGAGTTCAACTCCCAACCTCGTAACTGA
- the LOC128026758 gene encoding vitrin-like isoform X1 → MFLAFLLTSSGAKPNDKNKKPKQVVPAIDCDMRAGKINLPEFIVQCPANCRQTKEKVYGTGVFASISSICNAAIHSGVITNSGGKVIVMKMAGQATYKGSFANGVHSLSLPYRREAFSVSVGKPKKGMIYPSTLVFVPSKPPAVTKGDPKDRLYTTVSPMTEPSTTAAPPTTSHVTTPITTAPPITTLATPRTTVREADCKVDIAFLMDGSWSIGKRRFKIQKDFLMEVSQVIDVGVAGAMMGIIQYGDDPVTEFSLKQFSSSKDLKPAISKIVQKGGLSNVGKALSYINKHFFSDANGNRGGAPNVAVVLVDGWPTDKVEEASRLARESGINIFFVTIEGPDENEKQNVVETNFVEKAVCRTNGFFSLPITSWFALRKEVQSLVKRVCDTDQLVCSKTCLNANDIAFVIDGSSSVGTGNFRTVLQFVANVTQEFEISDTDTRVGIIQYTYEQRLEFAFGQHNNKADLLNAIKRINYWSGGTSTGAAITYAADQLFTKSKPNKRKIMIVITDGRSYDDVRAPALEVHRKGVIAYSIGIAWAAQDELEYIATDPDREHSFFVDEFDNLYKYVPKIIHNICNEFNSQPRN, encoded by the exons ATGTTCCTAGCATTTTTGCTGACTTCCAGTGGGGCAAAGCCAAATGACAAGAACAAAAAACCAAAACAAG TTGTTCCAGCAATAGATTGTGATATGCGGGCTGGGAAGATCAATCTCCCAGAATTTATTGTCCAGTGTCCAGCTAACTGCAGGCAGACCAAGGAGAAGGTGTATGGGACGGGTGTATTTGCCTCCATATCCAGTATCTGCAATGCTGCCATTCACAG CGGAGTCATCACTAACTCTGGAGGAAAGGTAATTGTGATGAAGATGGCAGGACAGGCGACCTACAAGGGTAGCTTTGCCAACGGTGTCCACTCTCTGTCCTTACCCTACCGGAGAGAAGCATTTTCTGTCTCAG TGGGTAAACCAAAGAAGGGGATGATCTACCCATCCACTCTGGTCTTTGTACCCTCAAAACCCCCTGCTGTGACAAAAG GTGATCCCAAAGACCGTTTGTACACTACAGTGTCACCAATGACAGAGCCGAGCACCACTGCAGCCCCGCCCACAACCAGTCATGTGACCACACCCATCACCACAGCCCCACCCATTACTACATTAGCCACGCCGAGGACCACGGTTCGCGAGGCAG ATTGTAAAGTTGATATTGCATTCCTCATGGATGGCAGCTGGAGCATTGGGAAACGTCGTTTTAAGATTCAGAAAGACTTCCTTATGGAGGTTTCTCAGGTCATCGATGTGGGTGTAGCTGGAGCCATGATGGGCATCATCCAATACGG GGATGATCCGGTCACAGAATTCAGTCTTAAACAGTTCTCCAGCTCCAAGGACCTGAAGCCGGCCATCAGCAAAATAGTCCAGAAGGGCGGTCTGTCCAATGTAG GGAAGGCCCTCTCCTACATCAACAAGCATTTCTTCAGTGATGCTAATGGGAACAGAGGTGGGGCGCCTAATGTGGCTGTGGTCCTGGTGGACGGCTGGCCCACTGACAAAGTGGAGGAGGCCTCGCGTCTGGCCAGAGAGTCAGGTATCAACATCTTCTTTGTCACCATCGAGGGCCCAGATGAGAATGAAAAACAGAACGTGGTGGAGACCAACTTTGTTGAAAAG GCAGTGTGCAGAACCAATGGCTTCTTCTCACTTCCTATCACAAGCTGGTTCGCCTTGCGCAAAGAAGTGCAGTCTCTAGTGAAGCGCGTGTGTGACACAGACCAGCTGGTGTGCAGTAAGACCTGCCTTAACGCCAACGACATCGCCTTCGTCATCGACGGCTCCAGCAGCGTGGGAACCGGAAACTTCCGCACCGTGCTCCAGTTCGTCGCAAACGTGACGCAGGAATTTGAGATCTCGGACACAGATACGCGTGTAGGAATCATTCAGTACACGTATGAACAGAGGCTTGAGTTTGCTTTTGGTCAACACAACAACAAAGCTGATCTGCTGAATGCTATCAAGCGTATAAACTACTGGAGCGGAGGTACCAGCACAGGAGCTGCCATCACATATGCTGCAGATCAACTCTTCACCAAATCCAAACCCAACAAGCGCAAGATCATGATTGTCATCACAGACGGACGCTCCTACGATGACGTGCGGGCCCCGGCTCTGGAGGTACATCGTAAAG GTGTGATCGCGTACTCCATTGGTATAGCCTGGGCCGCACAGGACGAGCTGGAATACATCGCCACCGACCCCGACAGAGAGCACTCTTTCTTTGTGGATGAGTTTGACAACCTCTACAAGTATGTACCAAAGATTATTCACAACATCTGCAATGAGTTCAACTCCCAACCTCGTAACTGA